A window of the Salarias fasciatus chromosome 7, fSalaFa1.1, whole genome shotgun sequence genome harbors these coding sequences:
- the lamb1a gene encoding laminin subunit beta-1a has translation MWLQLAALCALQVLTVAQEGGSKVGGANNDVTVPEFSDMCTEGSCYPATGDLLIGRAHQLSATSTCGLIKPEPFCIVSHLQEEKKCFLCDSTAEYSERNNQTSNHRIQNVVTTFAPNRLKTWWQSENGVENVTIQLNLEAEFHFTHLIMTFKTFRPAAMAIERSADFGKSWQVYRYFAYDCEASFPAISQGAMQKVDDVICDSRYSDIEPSTEGEVIFRVLDPAFKIDDPYSPRIQNLLKITNLRVKFTRLHTLGDNLLDSRVEIKEKYYYALFDMVVRGNCFCYGHASECAPVHGAGPAAEGMVHGHCMCNHNTKGLNCEQCQDFHHDLPWRPAEGRNTNACKKCDCNQHSDSCHFDAAVFLSSGNVSGGVCDACQHNTAGNRCEQCRPFYYQHPERDVRDPSICQPCNCDPLGSLDGGLCDRMTDVRLGLISGQCRCKANVEGERCDRCKSATYGLSQDGCTACACSPLGTVPSGSPCDAQTGACFCKRLVTSRHCDQCVAEHWGLSNDVDGCRPCDCDLGGAVNNQCDQLTGQCVCRDHMFGRRCDQVESGFYFIALDHYTYEAEDATFGPGVTVVPRAHPLDRSPTWTGIGLVNVPEGAFLEFSVDNIPHSLEYDVLVRYEPQLPDQWEEVLMTVMRPGPIRADSRCINTVPDDDHQTTSLHPGSRYVVLPRPVCLESGLNYTVRLSLPLYSALSDVQSPYTLIDSIVLMPHCQSLDVFSASEGGHSGGDAWETFQRYRCLENSQSVVKTPPTDICSNFIFSISALLHQGAKECHCDPQGSLSSVCAASGGQCDCRPNVIGRSCDRCQPATFQFGPKGCRACLCDPLGSVSPLCDQLSGQCVCVPGAAGRQCDRCLPGHWGFPACRRCACNGHSDSCEPADGRCLDCRDHTEGPGCDRCLDGYYGDPVLGSGDHCRPCRCPDGPDSRRQFAKSCYRDQDSQQAVCLCEPGYRGARCEQCSPGYYGNPEEEGGGCRPCRCNNNIDMLDPESCDRRTGECLRCLHHSEGPACQDCRPGYYGNALQQDCRKCVCNRLGTDATACPTPGDCRCHRGNGQCSCLPNVTGLSCDRCAPDTWNLASGRGCQSCQCHEQHSYQTTCNQISGQCSCRSGFGGRTCSECKELFWGNPEVKCHACDCDPRGVSDPQCDRRTGQCVCVEGVSGARCDLCARGFSGSFPACRRCHQCFAEWDQLVGQLTNQTHRLVNRVHAVRASGVGGPYRDSVDRLEKTAGEIRLLLDQNPAARPLGEIQQLLRQASDLMGALSQRLNHTNQTLVQVQDQDSAAETKLDSLKSDAQKLERTVQELLDQLELVKNSDVRGATDSIRKYSLRSAAAAARANASAAETSASLRKLTEDRLNRTQEDFLRRHSERAQELDDLAGRLQTLDLSGVSHQTCGSAVQGQDPCASSPCGGLGCVDSEGLARCGGDGCDGAVTKASEAWRRSRESQQQILSAMEEVDQLSRMVSEAKLQADQAKLSAQDVLLKTNRTRTRVEQSNQELRNLIRQIRDFLTQDAADLDSIELVSSEVLALQIPTSASQLQNLTREIRIKVGQLGHVETVLDQSARDIQRAEDLLDQARRASEEAAAVRASAQQVQEVLAAVQRAQTAAGGAVRQAEADILNTKGLLSSVQSETADAEEKLNSATQRLQRLERDVTLLRGGALNATRSAQLTNREAAAVGKAAEDLKKGLDSDLRDKYAAVERLIGQTAGGVADAKKRAESLQQEAKKLLLQAGEQLQQLRDVEKSYEENQQTLEQKAEQLQQLEAAVKQLLQDISRKVTVYSTCLF, from the exons ATGTGGCTCCAGCTGGCGGCGCTTTGTG CGCTCCAAGTGTTGACTGTTGCTCAGGAGGGCGGTTCcaaagtgggcggggctaacaaTGATGTCACAGTCCCAGAGTTCAGTGACATGTGCACTGAGGGGAGCTGCTACCCGGCAACAGGAGACCTTCTGATTGGCCGAGCTCACCAACTGTCAGCGACCTCCACCTGTGGACTGATTAAACCGGAACCATTCTGCATTGTCAGCCACCTACAG gaggagaagaagtgcTTCCTGTGCGACTCCACTGCAGAGTACAGCGAGCGGAACAACCAGACCAGCAACCACCGCATCCAGAACGTGGTCACCACCTTCGCCCCCAACCGGCTCAAGACCTGGTGGCAGTCTGAGAACG gtgtggaGAACGTCACCATTCAGCTCAACCTGGAAGCGGAGTTCCACTTCACACACCTCATCATGACCTTCAAG ACGTTCCGGCCCGCTGCCATGGCGATCGAGCGCTCGGCCGACTTTGGCAAGTCGTGGCAAGTGTACCGCTACTTCGCCTACGACTGCGAGGCGTCCTTCCCCGCCATTTCCCAGGGAGCAATGCAGAAGGTCGACGACGTCATCTGTGACTCACGCTACTCCGACATCGAACCGTCCACTGAGGGAGAG GTGATCTTCAGAGTTCTGGATCCAGCGTTCAAGATCGACGACCCGTACAGTCCCCGAATCCAGA ACCTGTTGAAGATCACTAACCTGCGGGTGAAGTTCACCCGGCTTCACACTCTGGGCGACAACCTGCTGGACTCGCGGGTGGAGATCAAGGAGAAGTACTACTACGCCCTGTTCGACATGGTGGTGCGCGGGAACTGCTTCTGCTACGGCCACGCCTCCGAGTGCGCCCCCGTGCACGGCGCCGGCCCGGCCGCCGAGGGCATG GTTCATGGACACTGCATGTGTAACCACAACACCAAAGGTCTGAACTGCGAACAGTGTCAGGACTTCCACCACGATCTCCCCTGGAGACCGGCCGAGGGACGGAACACCAACGCCTGCAAGA AGTGCGACTGTAACCAACACTCGGACTCCTGCCACTTCGACGCCGCCGTCTTCCTGTCGTCGGGGAACGTCAGCGGTGGAGTCTGTGACGCCTGTCAGCACAACACCGCCGGGAACCGGTGCGAGCAGTGCAGACCGTTCTACTACCAGCACCCCGAGAGGGACGTCCGGGACCCCAGCATCTGCCAGC cctgtaACTGCGACCCGCTGGGCTCTCTGGACGGAGGATTGTGTGACCGGATGACTGACGTCCGTCTGGGCCTGATCTCCGGTCAGTGTCGCTGTAAAGCCAACGTGGAGGGAGAGCGCTGCGACCGCTGCAAGAGCGCCACCTACGGGCTGAGCCAGGACGGTTGTACAG cctgtGCCTGCAGTCCTCTGGGGACTGTCCCTTCAGGAAGTCCCTGTGACGCTCAGACCGGAGCCTGTTTCTGCAAACGTCTGGTGACCAGTCGACACTGCGACCAGTGTGTG gctgagCACTGGGGTCTCAGTAATGATGTGGACGGCTGCCGACCCTGTGACTGCGACCTCGGAGGAGCCGTCAACAACCA gtgtgacCAGCTCactggtcagtgtgtgtgcagagatcACATGTTCGGCCGTCGGTGTGATCAGGTGGAATCTGGGTTCTACTTCATCGCTCTGGATCACTACACCTACGAAGCCGAGGACGCAACGTTTGGTCCT GGAGTGACGGTGGTTCCCCGGGCCCACCCTCTGGACCGCAGTCCCACCTGGACCGGGATCGGCCTGGTCAACGTTCCAGAGGGGGCCTTCCTGGAGTTCTCTGTGGACAACATCCCTCACTCCCTGGAGTACGACGTCCTGGTGCGCTACGAGCCTCAG CTGCCGGACCAATGGGAGGAGGTCCTGATGACGGTGATGAGgcctggaccaatcagagcggACAGCCGCTGCATCAACACCGTGCCTGACGACGACCACCAGACGACCTCCCTGCACCCGGGCTCACG ctACGTGGTCCTCCCCAGACCGGTGTGTCTGGAGTCCGGGCTGAACTACACCGTCCGCCTCAGCCTCCCGCTGTACTCGGCTCTGAGTGACGTCCAGTCTCCGTACACACTCATCGACTCG ATCGTCCTGATGCCTCACTGTCAGAGTCTGGACGTCTTCTCGGCGTCAGAGGGAGGACACTCCGGCGGAGACGCCTGGGAGACGTTCCAGCGGTACCGGTGTTTGGAGAACAGCCAGAGCGTGGTGAAGACGCCGCCGACCGACATCTGCTCCAACTTCATCTTCAGCATCTCCGCCCTGCTGCACCAGGGGGCCAAAG AATGCCACTGTGACCCTCAGGGCTCCCTGAGCAGCGTCTGCGCCGCCAGCGGGGGGCAGTGTGACTGCCGGCCCAACGTCATCGGCAGGAGCTGCGACCGCTGCCAACCGGCAACCTTCCAGTTCGGACCCAAAGGCTGCcgag CCTGCCTCTGCGACCCTCTGGGTTCCGTGTCGCCGCTGTGCGACCAGCTGAgcggtcagtgtgtgtgtgtgccgggcGCCGCCGGGCGGCAGTGTGACCGCTGCCTGCCGGGTCACTGGGGTTTCCCCGCCTGCCGCCGCTGCGCCTGTAACGGACACTCGGACAGCTGCGAGCCGGCGGACGGACGCTGCCTGGACTGCAGGGACCACACGGAGGGCCCGGGCTGTGACAG GTGTCTGGATGGTTACTATGGCGACCCGGTGCTGGGGTCGGGCGACCACTGCCGGCCCTGCAGGTGTCCCGACGGCCCCGACAGCCGGCGCCAGTTCGCCAAGAGCTGCTACCGAGACCAGGACTCCCAGCAGGCCGTGTGCCTGTGCGAGCCCGGATACCGAG GTGCTCGCTGTGAGCAGTGCTCGCCTGGTTACTATGGAAacccggaggaggagggcggcggcTGCCGGCCCTGTCGGTGTAACAACAACATCGACATGCTGGACCCGGAGTCCTGCGACCGCCGGACCGGCGAGTGTCTGCGCTGCCTGCACCACAGCGAGGGCCCGGCCTGTCAGGACTGCCGGCCGGGTTACTACGGCAACGCCCTGCAGCAGGACTGCCGCA AGTGCGTCTGCAACCGGCTGGGCACCGACGCCACCGCCTGTCCCACGCCCGGCGACTGTCGCTGTCACCGCGGCAACGGTCAGTGCAGCTGCCTGCCCAACGTCACCGGGCTGTCCTGCGACCGCTGCGCGCCCGACACCTGGAACCTGGCCAGCGGCCGCGGCTGCCAGAGCTGCCAGTGCCACGAGCAACACTCCTACCAGACCACCTGCAACCAG ATCAGCGGCCAGTGCTCGTGCCGGTCCGGCTTCGGCGGACGGACCTGCAGTGAGTGTAAGGAGCTGTTCTGGGGCAATCCAGAGGTCAAATGTCACG CCTGTGACTGCGACCCCCGGGGCGTCTCGGACCCTCAGTGTGACCGGCGGacgggtcagtgtgtgtgtgtggagggtgtGTCCGGCGCCCGCTGCGACCTGTGCGCCCGCGGTTTCTCCGGAAGCTTCCCCgcctgccgccgctgccaccAGTGCTTCGCCGAGTGGGACCAGCTGGTCGGTCAGCTGACCAATCAGACGCACCGGCTGGTCAACAGGGTCCACGCCGTCAGAGCCAGCGGCGTGGGCGGGCCGTACCGGGACAGCGTGGACCGCCTGGAGAAGACCGCCGGCGAGATCCGGCTCCTCCTGGACCAGAACCCGGCGGCCCGGCCCCTCGGAgagatccagcagctgctgcggcaGGCCAG TGACCTGATGGGAGCCCTGAGCCAGAGGTTGAACCACACCAACCAGACCCTGGTCCAGGTGCAGGACCAGGACTCTGCTGCAGAAACCAAACTGGACTCCCTGAAGTCCGACGCCCAGAAGCTGGAGCGAACggttcaggagctgctggaccagctggagctgGTCAAGAACTCCGAcgtcagag GGGCGACCGACAGCATCAGGAAGTACTCCCTGcggtcagcggcggcggcggcgcgagCCAACGCCTCGGCGGCGGAGACGTCGGCGTCGCTACGGAAACTgacggaggacagactgaaCCGGACCCAGGAGGACTTCCTGAGGAGACACTCTGAGCGCGCTCAGGAACTGGACGACCTGGCGGGACGGCTTCAGACCCTGGACCTGTCAGGGGTCAGCCACCAG ACCTGCGGCAGCGCGGTCCAGGGTCAGGACCCGTGCGCCTCGTCCCCCTGTGGGGGTCTGGGCTGCGTGGACTCTGAGGGTCTGGCCCGGTGCGGAGGGGACGGGTGCGACGGCGCCGTGACCAAAGCCAGCGAGGCCTGGAGGAGGTCCCGGGAGTCCCAGCAGCAGATCCTCAGCGCCATGGAGGAGGTGGACCAGCTGTCCAGGATG GTCTCGGAGGCGAAGCTGCAGGCGGACCAGGCCAAGCTGAGCGCCCAGGACGTCCTCCTGAAGACCAACAGAACCCGGACCCGGGTGGAGCAGAGCAACCAGGAGCTGCGGAACCTGATCCGCCAGATCCGGGACTTCCTCACAC agGACGCTGCGGACCTGGACAGCATCGAGCTGGTGTCCAGCGAGGTCCTGGCCCTGCAGATCCCCACGTCGGCGTCTCAGCTGCAGAACCTGACCCGGGAGATCCGGATCAAGGTGGGACAGCTGGGACACGTGGAGACCGTCCTGGACCAGAGCGCCCGGGACATCCAGAGAGCcgaggacctgctggaccaggcCCGGCGGGCCAG tgaggaggcagcagcagtcagGGCCTCGGCtcagcaggtccaggaggttCTGGCTGCGGTGCAGAGAGCTCAGacggcagcagggggcgccgtccGGCAGGCGGAGGCCGACATCCTGAACACCAAGGGCCTGCTGTCCTCC GTGCAGTCGGAGACGGCGGACGCGGAGGAGAAGCTGAACAGCGCCAcccagaggctgcagaggctgGAGCGGGACGTGACGCTTCTGAGGGGCGGGGCTCTGAACGCCACGCGGAGCGCCCAGCTGACCAATCGGGAGGCGGCGGCCGTCGGCAAGGCGGCGGAAGACCTGAAGAAG GGCCTGGACTCCGACCTGAGGGACAAGTACGCCGCCGTGGAGCGCCTGATTGGCCAGACAGCCGGGGGCGTGGCCGACGCCAAGAAGAGGGCGGAGTCACTGCAACAGGAAGccaagaagctgctgctgcaggccggagagcagctgcagcagctgagag